The following coding sequences are from one Bombus terrestris chromosome 14, iyBomTerr1.2, whole genome shotgun sequence window:
- the LOC100644905 gene encoding uncharacterized protein LOC100644905 — protein MRDTSDMMEDSLSEEMMMDYEGDGGELEELVDLATDVADSSPTIRDAAERLLTLLGVDEDFEDLVSSSEDEGVELDDLDEDEEEDQRENVRLLHQLAASLAEELKQSHQKQTSNRLLARGDPFDRDRMELIGMSYLEHSCLDEVKDPKGCSCYRDSVADKCQRQDSSRSFGKQHAIFEPYQCLEGCLRMDQERDEGNSDVEQVPASWNAGWDACATEALRYLVEDEGLPPHHPTVLAMKDHLELQRERAFARYTT, from the exons GAGATGATGATGGACTACGAGGGTGACGGAGGGGAGTTGGAAGAGCTCGTTGATCTGGCAACCGACGTAGCGGATTCATCCCCGACAATTCGAG ATGCCGCGGAGAGGTTGCTGACGTTACTGGGCGTGGACGAGGATTTCGAGGACCTGGTGTCATCCTCCGAGGACGAAGGTGTCGAACTGGACGATCTCGACGAGGACGAAGAGGAAGACCAGCGCGAGAACGTCAGACTGTTGCATCAGTTGGCCGCTTCTTTGGCTGAGGAATTGAAGCAATCTCATCAAAAACAGACTTCGAACAGGCTCCTGGCCAGAGGTGATCCCTTCGATAGGGATCGAATGGAGCTGATTGGGATGAGTTACCTGGAACACAGTTGCCTTGATGAGGTCAAAGACCCGAAAGGATGCAGCTGTTATCGAGACAGCGTGGCCGATAAGTGTCAGAGACAAGATTCGTCTCGTTCGTTTGGCAAACAACACGCGATCTTCGAGCCTTATCAATGTTTGGAGGGCTGTTTGAGGATGGACCAGGAGAGAGATGAAGGCAACAGCGACGTCGAGCAGGTTCCAGCGTCGTGGAATGCCGGCTGGGATGCCTGTGCTACGGAAGCCCTCAGATATCTCGTGGAGGATGAGGGACTGCCGCCTCACCATCCTACGGTCTTGGCGATGAAGGATCATCTGGAACTCCAAAGGGAACGCGCCTTTGCTCGATACACCACGTAA